Proteins encoded by one window of Dialister pneumosintes:
- the dnaJ gene encoding molecular chaperone DnaJ — translation MSNQDYYQILGVDRSASEAEIKRAYRKKARQYHPDLNKDDPKAAEEKFKDVNEAYQTLSDADKRAQYDQLGHDAYQQASKGGAGSGAGGFSGFGGFGQGGFGGFSGGFEDIFDMFTGGGRQRRNGSQQGADLRYDMEITLREAAKGITKKFSVTKKDTCDHCHGNGAEPGSQVDTCPDCHGTGQQRVVRNSPFGQMVNVIPCQRCSGKGKIINNHCHACHGSGIIRRNKTIEINIPAGADTGVRMRVAGEGEPGINGGPKGDLYVYIFVKNDSEFERDGDDLYRRVDISFATAALGSVIKVNTLEGQVELKIPAGTQNGTKFRIRGEGIPHIQSSRKGDLYVVTHVVVPKKLNKEEKEALVKFADVSGENIQQYKGKESFLDKLIDKLKG, via the coding sequence ATGAGTAATCAGGATTATTATCAAATATTAGGCGTAGATAGAAGCGCCTCTGAAGCAGAAATAAAGAGGGCTTATCGTAAAAAAGCTCGTCAATATCATCCGGATCTTAACAAGGATGATCCTAAAGCTGCCGAAGAAAAGTTTAAAGATGTAAATGAAGCATATCAAACCTTATCGGATGCTGATAAAAGAGCTCAGTATGATCAGTTAGGACATGATGCTTATCAGCAGGCCTCCAAAGGTGGTGCCGGTTCTGGAGCCGGTGGATTTAGTGGTTTTGGTGGATTTGGTCAAGGTGGATTTGGCGGCTTTAGTGGTGGATTTGAAGACATATTTGATATGTTTACTGGTGGAGGACGTCAGCGTCGTAATGGATCTCAACAAGGTGCTGACCTTCGCTATGACATGGAAATCACTTTGAGGGAAGCTGCTAAAGGTATTACTAAGAAATTTAGTGTAACTAAGAAAGATACTTGTGACCATTGTCATGGTAATGGAGCAGAACCCGGCTCTCAAGTAGATACATGTCCTGATTGTCATGGTACTGGTCAGCAACGTGTAGTTAGAAATAGTCCTTTTGGGCAGATGGTTAATGTTATTCCTTGTCAACGCTGTAGCGGTAAAGGAAAGATTATTAACAATCATTGTCATGCGTGTCATGGTAGCGGTATCATCAGACGTAATAAAACTATTGAAATCAATATTCCTGCAGGAGCAGATACCGGTGTTAGAATGCGTGTGGCCGGTGAAGGTGAACCTGGAATTAATGGGGGGCCTAAAGGAGATCTTTACGTATATATTTTTGTTAAGAATGATTCCGAGTTTGAACGTGATGGAGACGATTTATACCGACGTGTAGATATATCTTTTGCTACCGCAGCACTTGGCAGCGTAATTAAAGTAAATACATTAGAAGGACAAGTAGAACTTAAGATTCCGGCAGGAACACAAAATGGTACTAAATTCCGTATTCGTGGAGAAGGTATACCACATATTCAAAGTAGCCGAAAAGGTGATTTATATGTAGTAACACATGTAGTGGTTCCTAAAAAGTTAAATAAAGAAGAGAAAGAAGCTTTAGTAAAATTCGCGGATGTATCAGGTGAGAATATTCAACAATATAAAGGGAAAGAATCCTTTTTAGATAAATTAATTGATAAGTTAAAAGGATAA